GAAATTCAAATCCGAAGGAGTCGGTTCTGTAGTTGTGGCGGAAGAGAACTACGGGGAAGGCTCTAGTCGTGAGCATGCTGCCATGGAACCGCGCCATCTCAATGTGAAGGTGATACTGGTCAAATCGTTTGCCCGTATTCATGAGACCAACCTGAAGAAACAGGGCATGTTGGCGCTTACTTTTGTTAATAAAGAAGACTATGATAGGGTTCGGGAGAGGGACAAGATCAGCGTGAAAGGATTAAAAGAGTTTACTCCCGGTAAAAACCTGACCGTGGAATTGCTTCATGCCGATGGAACGAAAGAGAGTTTTGAGGTGGCCCATACCTATAATGAACAGCAAATTGAGTGGTTTAAGGCAGGGAGTGCACTGAATGCTATGAAATAAATGAAAATATGCAATATATAACGCGTCAAAACGGTCAACTTATCGTACCGGATCATCCGGTCATCCCCTTTATTGAAGGGGATGGGATAGGAAAAGAGATTTCACTCCATGTGCAGAGGATTGTTGACAATGCTGTCGACAAGGTATTCCAGGGAAAGCGAAAAATTGAATGGAAGGAAGTCCTGGCCGGCGAAAAAGCTTTCAATAAAGTGGGAAGCTGGCTGCCGGATGAAACCATGGATGCATTCCGTAGTTGCCTGGTAGGGATAAAGGGTCCGCTCACTACACCGGTAGGTGAGGGGATACGCTCCCTCAATGTGGCACTACGTCAGGAGTTGGATCTTTATGTATGCCTCCGGCCCGTGCGATGGTTTAAAGGGGTGTCCACACCGTTGTTGCATCCGGAGAAGGTACATGTTACTATTTTCCGTGAAAATACGGAAGATATTTATGCCGGGATCGAATGGGCTGCCGGTACACCGGAACTGGAAAAGGTATTGAAATTCCTGCAGGAAGAAATGGGAGTAGGAAAGATCCGTTTTCCTGAAACTACTTCGTTGGGAGTAAAACCGGTCTCTGTGGAGGGGACGGAACGGTTAGTGAGGGCTGCCATCGAGTATGCGCTGAAACACCGGTTACCTTCAGTGACCCTGGTGCACAAAGGGAATATCATGAAATTTACCGAAGGTGGCTTTAAGAAATGGGGTTATGCCCTTGCCGAACGTGAATTTCCCGATCAGACCTTTACAGAGCATATTTTCAATAAAATAAAAGCAGAACAGGGTTTGGAGAAGGCGGTGGAAGTTTATAATCATGCCATTGAATCCGGAAAGGTCTTTATCAAGGATGTAATAGCTGATGCTTTTTTACAGAATACCCTTCTCAAACCTGAAGAGTATTCGGTGATTGCGACGCTTAACCTGAACGGAGATTATATTTCCGATCAGTTGGCGGCCATGGTGGGTGGTATCGGCATTGCCCCGGGCGCCAATATCAACTACCATACAGGGCATGCTATTTTTGAGGCGACACATGGCACCGCACCTGATATTGTAGGGAAAGACAAGGCAAATCCCTGTTCCATGTTGTTGTCGGCAGTAATGATGCTGGAATATATGGGATGGCAGGAGGCGGGCGATCTGATTACTTCCGCTTTGGAGACTCTTTTTGAAAATGGTTACGGAACCTCTGACCTGGCGCGGTTTATGGAAAACGGAAAACCTTTGTCAACTTCTGAATTCTCCCGCAAAGTGATTGAAAATTTATAAAAATGTTTACTCTTGTAAACAAAGCCGGTCAAAAGAGTGTTAAAAAGACAGGAGCGCTTCAGCTTTATCATCCTTTGAAAACTATTTCCTAAAGCTAGGTGAGCTAAATGAGTAGAGACTAAACTTGTTTAGATTATGCAATAGCGAGAATTAGAAATTAAAGAGTATATGCTCAAATAGTGAAATGTAATTGAACGTAAGCAATATAATTAAACAAAATATGTCACTATGGATAATGAACAATTGAGAAAAACATTGTCGGACTCCGTTGCCTTCACAAGCAATATCGACAAAGACCTTTTTACTAAGATGGGTGTGAAGCGCGGCCTTCGCAATGAAGATCACTCAGGAGTACTCGCCGGACTTACACGTGTAGGAGATGTAGTGGGTTATGAACGTCAGCCTGACGGCACCTTGAGCCCTGTTCCCGGTAAGCTTTTTTATCGGGGAATGGATGTGGAAGAGTTGGTGAAAGGGATACAACAGGAAAATCGTTTGGGATTTGAGGAAACCACTTTTTTGCTTCTTTCGGGTCGACTGCCCAACAGTGAAGAACTCAAAGCTGTAGAACACCTGATTGCCCGGACGATGCCATTGAATCACAGGGCGACGATGAATATTATGGCTTTGAAAGGTGGGAATATTATGAATATCCTGGCCAGGAGCGTGCTGGAACTTTATACCTATGATGAAAATCCGGATGATATCTCTCCTGAAAATCTTATCAACCAGTCAATTAACCTGATTGCCAAATTCCCTACCATTATCGCCTATGCATACCAGGTGCTTCGGCATGACCAAATGGGACGTTCCCTGCATATCCGTCATCCTTATGAAGACCGTTCGGTAGCTGAGAACTTCTTGTATATGATGAAGGGGCGTGACAGTTATACGGAACTTGATGTGAAAATTCTTGACCTGGCGCTGCTACTTCATGCGGAACATGGGGGAGGAAATAACTCCACTTTCTCGGTACGTGTCACCAGCTCGACCGAAACGGATACCTATTCTGCCATTGCCGCAGGGATTGGTTCATTGAAAGGGCCGCTCCATGGAGGAGCCAACATCAAGGTGCAGGGCATGCTGGAAGACATGAAGCAAAATGTAAATGACTGGACAAGCCAGTCACAGATAGACGACTATCTGACAAAAATATTGAATAAAGAGGCATACGACCGTACCGGTCTTATCTATGGTATCGGCCATGCCGTCTATACGATCAGTGACCCGCGTGCTATACTATTGAAAGAGATGGCGCGTGATCTGGCTAAGGAAAAAGGGCGTGAAGAGGAGTTCGCCTTTATGGAGTTGATAGAAGAACGTGCCGTAGAGGTATTTCTTGGCTTCAAGAAGAGTACGGCCAAGGCCCGGACATGTATCAACGTGGACTTCTATTCGGGATTTGTGTACGATGCTCTCGGATTACCCCCGGAGGTGTTTACGCCGCTTTTTGCCATGGCACGTATCGTGGGTTGGTCGGCTCACCGGATCGAGGAGATGAATTTCACCAGCAAACGCCTGATCCGTCCGGCATACAAAAACGTGCGTGAGAGACAATCCTTTATCCCGATGAATGAACGATAACCCCCATTCCATGCAAAAAATAAAAGTAAATAATCCAATTGTTGAGTTGGACGGCGATGAGATGACCCGTATCATCTGGTCATTTATCAAAGAACAACTGATCTTACCCTATCTCGATCTGGAGATTAAATATTTCGACCTCGGCATACAGCATCGCGATGCTACGGATGACCAGGTGACGGTAGAGGCTGCCGAGGCCATCAAAAAATACAATGTAGGCATCAAGTGCGCCACCATCACGCCCGACGAGGCGCGTGTGAAGGAATTCGGACTGAAGCAGATGTGGAAATCGCCCAACGGGACCATCCGTAATATTGTGGGAGGAACTGTATTCCGCGAGCCGATCATCTGTAGCAATATCCCCCGTTATGTACAGGGATGGACTGAGCCGATCATCATAGGCCGTCATGCCTTTGGTGACCAGTACCGTGCCACGGATAAGGTTATCAGGGGGAAAGGCACGCTCCGCCTTACGTTCACCAACGAAGAGGGTGAAACACAAAGCTGGGAAGTGTATGATTTCAAGGGTGACGGGGTAGCTATGGCGATGTACAATACCGACGAGTCTATCTACGGATTTGCCCGTTCGTCCTTCCAGATGGCGCTGACCAAAAAATATCCGCTCTACATGTCTACCAAGAATACTATCCTGAAAGCCTATGATGGTAGATTTAAGGATATTTTTCAGGAGGTGTATGAGAATGAATTCAAAGCCGAATTTGAGAAGGCCGGTATCACTTATGAACATCGGTTGATCGATGATATGGTGGCTGCGGCCATGAAGTGGAGCGGGGGATTTGTATGGGCATGTAAGAACTACGACGGAGATGTGCAATCCGATACGGTAGCGCAGGGTTTCGGTTCGCTGGGGATGATGTCCTCCGTATTGGTGACACCCGACGGTAAAACGGTGGAAGCCGAAGCGGCACATGGTACGGTGACGCGGCACTATCGCCAGCATCAGCAGGGTAAGGAGACCAGTACCAATCCTATTGCTTCTATTTTTGCCTGGACACGTGGATTAGCGCACCGGGGACGGCTCGACGGCAATCAACCGCTTATCGATTTCTGCGAAAAACTGGAACAGGTATGTATCGAGACTGTGGAAGGTGGGGAGATGACCAAAGACCTGGCACTCCTCGTCTACGGGAACGATGCATCACGTGATACATATCTCACTACGCAGGAGTTCCTGCAGGCGTTGAAGCGGAATCTGGAAAAGAAGTGGGAAGGTGAAAAGGTGGAAAGGTGAAAAAGTGGAAAGGGTGTTTCTTGATGTGATAATTTATCGATTTGATGATTATATAATAAGATAAAAAGCAGGAGCGATCAAAACGGTCGCCCCTGCAGTTTTTCATACACCTGTTAGTCTAGTCTGTATAGGCAATCCTATACACATTGAATGAACCGGCTTCTGCTGTCGTTTGCAATACCGTTCCGTTGACAGAAACGGAAGAGTCGACAGGTACAATGGCATCAGGATTGTCCAGCGTATTTTCTTTGTCCGCTTCCCCCTTCAACAGGATCGCCTGTGCTTCCGGTTGTATCTTCATTTTCCGGCTTAAACCCTCTAAGCTGATCCGTATCTCTTTGTTTTCTTCCGATACGTTGCTTAACTTCACGATGATTTCTTTCTTATTGGTATCGATCACGGCAGAGGCATACAATCCGTCTTGTCCTGTAAGGGCTTTCTTATTCCATGTAAGCGGTAATACATTGGTACCCGCATGGTGTGCGTATAGCTTCTGTACATAATAATTGGGCGTACGCACACAACGCAGGTTATCGAACCAGATCAGGTCGGGACGCCACTGCCATGCATCCACATGTGCCAGCAGAGGGGCATAAGTCGCCATGTGGACAATGTCGGCATTCCGTTCCAGTCCCGTCATAAATGCAGATTCGCACAATGCCGATTCAAAATTGTTCTTTCTGTTCTGAGGATGGCAGGCATACTCACCCGCGAATACTTTTGGCCCTTTACGGTCATAGGAATCGTAACGTGCGGCTTGTTTCAGAAACCATTCCGGCGAACGGTAATAATGTTCATCCACCAGGTCTACTTTCAACCGTTTCATCTCCGGCCACAGATAATCGAAATCCTCACCTTCGGCTTGTGGCCCGGAGCTTCCGATGATCTTTATTTCGGGATATTGTGCACGGATAGCTTCGATAAATTTTTCCAGTCGGGCAGGGTATTCAGGTCCCCATTGTTCATTACCGATACCGATAAACTTCAGGTTAAACGGTTCGGGATGTCCCATTTCCGCCCTGACTTTACCCCAGGTAGTCGAAGTAGAACCATTGGCAAACTCAATAAGGTCTAACGCATCCTGGATATAATCCTGCAGTTCTCCTACCGGTACATGGCAATGTTCCCCTTCGTTCTGGTACTGGCAGGATAATCCCACGTTCACTACGGGCAGCGGTTCAGCACCCATATCTTCGGAAAGCAGGAACAGTTCATAAAATCCCATTCCGTAGGTCTGGAAATAATCCGGGAATAACCGGTGGGCAAACGTGTAGTGCCAGCGGTTTTCGTTCAACGGACGGTTTTCCACCGGTCCGACAGATTTTTTCCAGTCGTAGCGCGTTTCCAGGTCGGTTCCCTCCACAATACATCCACCAGGGAAACGAAACAAACCGGGATTGAGTTCATTGAGCGCTTCCACCAGATCCTTGCGCAAACCATTCTCCCTGCCTTTCCATGTATCGGTGGGAAAAAGGGAAATATGTTCCAGATCCACCGGCCCTTCCGATGTAAGGAATATACGCAGTGAAGCTTTTGGCTCCTCTTTTGGAGAGATAAGAACAATTTCGTATTTCTTCCATTCCTTAGAATCGATTGCCAGTTCTTTTCGTTCAAAAGGATCGTTATTGGCGTCGATCAATTCGATCCTGATCTTTTGTCCGGCAGCACTACCGGATCGTGCCCAGACCGAAAAACGGTATGTGGCATCTTTCTTCACACCAATCCCACGGAAACCCTCGTTTTCCAGTCCGGTATGCTTATGCCCGTGTCCTGCGTTGTTCAGGCGTACATAGTGAGGATTGCGCTCAAAGGGAGCGCCGTCGTTGCGTACTTCCACTTTGCCGAAACTGTTCCAACCCATCAACGATTGTGGAAATTCGAAAGAGCGGTTTTTGACCAGCTCGGCGTACAAACCACCATCGGCTCCGAAATTGATATCCTCGAAGAACAACCCGTACATGGTGGGCTGTATTTCTGCTCCCGGTTTCCTGGCATTGACAACCAATTCGTAGGTTTGTTGTGCGGATATACTACTAATGTATATGCACGATAAAAGAATGATTAAAAAATATTTCTTCATATTCAATATGTTATTGAGTTAATTTAAAAGGTGTTTTCTTTATATATACCCTGTAATCTTTAATCATACCCGGTTTTCCCGATTCGGGACGTGGCAGGTATGAAAATCCGCTGATGACTTTA
This window of the Proteiniphilum saccharofermentans genome carries:
- a CDS encoding NADP-dependent isocitrate dehydrogenase: MQKIKVNNPIVELDGDEMTRIIWSFIKEQLILPYLDLEIKYFDLGIQHRDATDDQVTVEAAEAIKKYNVGIKCATITPDEARVKEFGLKQMWKSPNGTIRNIVGGTVFREPIICSNIPRYVQGWTEPIIIGRHAFGDQYRATDKVIRGKGTLRLTFTNEEGETQSWEVYDFKGDGVAMAMYNTDESIYGFARSSFQMALTKKYPLYMSTKNTILKAYDGRFKDIFQEVYENEFKAEFEKAGITYEHRLIDDMVAAAMKWSGGFVWACKNYDGDVQSDTVAQGFGSLGMMSSVLVTPDGKTVEAEAAHGTVTRHYRQHQQGKETSTNPIASIFAWTRGLAHRGRLDGNQPLIDFCEKLEQVCIETVEGGEMTKDLALLVYGNDASRDTYLTTQEFLQALKRNLEKKWEGEKVER
- the icd gene encoding NADP-dependent isocitrate dehydrogenase translates to MQYITRQNGQLIVPDHPVIPFIEGDGIGKEISLHVQRIVDNAVDKVFQGKRKIEWKEVLAGEKAFNKVGSWLPDETMDAFRSCLVGIKGPLTTPVGEGIRSLNVALRQELDLYVCLRPVRWFKGVSTPLLHPEKVHVTIFRENTEDIYAGIEWAAGTPELEKVLKFLQEEMGVGKIRFPETTSLGVKPVSVEGTERLVRAAIEYALKHRLPSVTLVHKGNIMKFTEGGFKKWGYALAEREFPDQTFTEHIFNKIKAEQGLEKAVEVYNHAIESGKVFIKDVIADAFLQNTLLKPEEYSVIATLNLNGDYISDQLAAMVGGIGIAPGANINYHTGHAIFEATHGTAPDIVGKDKANPCSMLLSAVMMLEYMGWQEAGDLITSALETLFENGYGTSDLARFMENGKPLSTSEFSRKVIENL
- a CDS encoding alpha-L-arabinofuranosidase C-terminal domain-containing protein, translating into MKKYFLIILLSCIYISSISAQQTYELVVNARKPGAEIQPTMYGLFFEDINFGADGGLYAELVKNRSFEFPQSLMGWNSFGKVEVRNDGAPFERNPHYVRLNNAGHGHKHTGLENEGFRGIGVKKDATYRFSVWARSGSAAGQKIRIELIDANNDPFERKELAIDSKEWKKYEIVLISPKEEPKASLRIFLTSEGPVDLEHISLFPTDTWKGRENGLRKDLVEALNELNPGLFRFPGGCIVEGTDLETRYDWKKSVGPVENRPLNENRWHYTFAHRLFPDYFQTYGMGFYELFLLSEDMGAEPLPVVNVGLSCQYQNEGEHCHVPVGELQDYIQDALDLIEFANGSTSTTWGKVRAEMGHPEPFNLKFIGIGNEQWGPEYPARLEKFIEAIRAQYPEIKIIGSSGPQAEGEDFDYLWPEMKRLKVDLVDEHYYRSPEWFLKQAARYDSYDRKGPKVFAGEYACHPQNRKNNFESALCESAFMTGLERNADIVHMATYAPLLAHVDAWQWRPDLIWFDNLRCVRTPNYYVQKLYAHHAGTNVLPLTWNKKALTGQDGLYASAVIDTNKKEIIVKLSNVSEENKEIRISLEGLSRKMKIQPEAQAILLKGEADKENTLDNPDAIVPVDSSVSVNGTVLQTTAEAGSFNVYRIAYTD
- a CDS encoding citrate synthase — encoded protein: MDNEQLRKTLSDSVAFTSNIDKDLFTKMGVKRGLRNEDHSGVLAGLTRVGDVVGYERQPDGTLSPVPGKLFYRGMDVEELVKGIQQENRLGFEETTFLLLSGRLPNSEELKAVEHLIARTMPLNHRATMNIMALKGGNIMNILARSVLELYTYDENPDDISPENLINQSINLIAKFPTIIAYAYQVLRHDQMGRSLHIRHPYEDRSVAENFLYMMKGRDSYTELDVKILDLALLLHAEHGGGNNSTFSVRVTSSTETDTYSAIAAGIGSLKGPLHGGANIKVQGMLEDMKQNVNDWTSQSQIDDYLTKILNKEAYDRTGLIYGIGHAVYTISDPRAILLKEMARDLAKEKGREEEFAFMELIEERAVEVFLGFKKSTAKARTCINVDFYSGFVYDALGLPPEVFTPLFAMARIVGWSAHRIEEMNFTSKRLIRPAYKNVRERQSFIPMNER